From a single Aquipuribacter nitratireducens genomic region:
- a CDS encoding sensor histidine kinase has translation MSLRVRLTLVALAVMGLTLVVAALLAWRLVAVGEQSDVDALLRGQLDQVGAGLPEDIAGTAGADGVASPAELRLAGERYLATTPGGSGHLLVLDLGGQRLVGSDGPPELLALRDADELPEGEPGRAATVSTARGDVRVLTAPLVVDGGVVVGSATALGSLADARDRGASVLWRIGLAGGIGLLVGGLVLLVAVRRELRPLRALAGAARQVGEGGGGRVPEPDRLDEVGVVATEFNAMVDRLDRAAEERRQLLSAVSHELRTPLTVARGHLELFEHGSADAASARRSAGVVRRELDRLARVVADLTALAAGQDRAVAREPVFAPDVVDALEERLAGLGLTGVDTSAEPVVLTGDEDRLVQSLLALVVNARTHTPPGTAVRVRVESDTAHVRLVVEDDGPGIDASVRERAFEPFVTTRPGGGARTAGLGLAVVRSLTEAQGGTARLDPGAVGTRVVLELAREG, from the coding sequence GTGAGCCTGCGGGTCCGTCTCACGCTCGTGGCGCTCGCCGTCATGGGACTCACGCTGGTCGTCGCCGCGCTGCTCGCGTGGCGTCTGGTCGCCGTCGGGGAGCAGTCGGACGTCGATGCGCTCCTACGCGGCCAGCTCGACCAGGTCGGCGCCGGTCTGCCGGAGGACATCGCCGGCACCGCCGGCGCCGACGGTGTCGCGTCCCCCGCCGAGCTGAGGCTCGCCGGCGAGCGCTACCTCGCGACGACCCCCGGTGGGAGCGGTCACCTGCTCGTCCTCGACCTCGGCGGGCAGCGGCTCGTAGGGTCGGACGGGCCGCCGGAGCTGCTGGCGCTCCGGGACGCCGACGAGCTCCCGGAGGGCGAACCGGGCCGCGCCGCCACCGTCTCGACCGCCCGCGGCGACGTGCGCGTCCTCACGGCGCCGCTCGTCGTCGACGGCGGCGTCGTCGTCGGGTCCGCGACCGCCCTCGGCAGCCTCGCCGACGCCCGCGACCGGGGCGCGTCGGTGCTGTGGCGCATCGGCCTCGCGGGCGGGATCGGCCTGCTCGTCGGCGGGCTCGTGCTGCTCGTCGCGGTGCGGCGCGAGCTGCGACCGCTCCGCGCCCTCGCCGGCGCGGCCCGGCAGGTCGGGGAGGGTGGTGGCGGGCGCGTGCCCGAGCCCGACCGCCTCGACGAGGTGGGCGTGGTGGCGACGGAGTTCAACGCGATGGTCGACCGGCTCGACCGGGCCGCCGAGGAGCGGCGTCAGCTGTTGTCGGCGGTCTCCCACGAGCTGCGGACGCCGTTGACCGTCGCGCGCGGCCACCTCGAGCTGTTCGAGCACGGGTCGGCGGACGCGGCCTCCGCGCGCCGTAGCGCCGGGGTGGTCCGGCGGGAGCTCGACCGCCTCGCCCGGGTGGTCGCCGACCTGACGGCGCTCGCGGCGGGCCAGGACCGGGCCGTCGCCCGTGAGCCGGTCTTCGCCCCCGACGTCGTCGACGCGCTCGAGGAGCGGCTGGCCGGGCTCGGCCTGACGGGCGTCGACACCTCGGCGGAGCCCGTGGTCCTCACCGGCGACGAGGACCGGCTCGTGCAGTCGCTGCTCGCGCTCGTGGTGAACGCCCGCACGCACACCCCGCCCGGCACCGCCGTACGGGTCCGCGTCGAGTCCGACACCGCCCACGTGCGCCTCGTCGTGGAGGACGACGGCCCCGGGATCGACGCGAGCGTCCGCGAGCGCGCGTTCGAGCCGTTCGTCACCACGCGGCCGGGGGGCGGCGCCCGGACCGCGGGACTCGGGCTCGCCGTCGTCCGGTCGCTCACCGAGGCGCAGGGCGGCACGGCGCGGCTCGACCCCGGCGCCGTCGGGACCCGCGTCGTGCTCGAGCTCGCGCGCGAGGGCTGA
- a CDS encoding L,D-transpeptidase family protein has product MSLVPRTGTASVAAALTLALLLTGCAGGEPTAPASTAPGPTTEAAPTTGDRPPGDASPAPSASPTAAPSRPVLADTLDPGEGYALTALAGTVEVLDEPGGEVVHALDNPRDTGAPLTFLLAEDPGDGWYRVHLPVRPNGSTGWVAADDVTVARVPYRLVMDVAANELTLLEGERVLRTMPAASGTGDTPTPTGLFYLTELLEPTNAGYGPFAYGLSAHSEVLTSFGGGPGQIGLHGTDDAASVGRAVSHGCIRLSDDDITYLAGLLPLGTPIEIA; this is encoded by the coding sequence GTGAGCCTCGTGCCCCGCACCGGCACCGCGTCCGTCGCGGCCGCACTGACCCTCGCGCTGCTCCTCACGGGCTGCGCGGGCGGCGAACCGACGGCGCCCGCATCCACGGCACCGGGCCCGACCACCGAGGCGGCCCCGACCACCGGCGACCGGCCTCCGGGAGACGCGTCACCGGCGCCCTCGGCCTCCCCCACCGCCGCACCGTCACGACCGGTCCTCGCCGACACCCTCGACCCCGGCGAGGGCTACGCCCTCACCGCGCTCGCCGGGACGGTCGAGGTCCTCGACGAGCCCGGAGGCGAGGTGGTCCACGCCCTCGACAACCCCCGTGACACCGGCGCCCCCCTCACGTTCCTCCTGGCGGAGGACCCCGGCGACGGCTGGTACCGGGTCCACCTGCCCGTGCGACCGAACGGCAGCACCGGCTGGGTCGCCGCCGACGACGTGACGGTCGCCCGCGTGCCGTACCGACTCGTCATGGACGTCGCGGCCAACGAGCTCACCCTGCTCGAGGGCGAGCGGGTGCTGCGCACCATGCCCGCCGCGAGCGGGACGGGCGACACCCCCACCCCGACCGGGCTCTTCTACCTCACCGAGCTCCTCGAGCCGACGAACGCCGGCTACGGGCCGTTCGCCTACGGCCTGTCGGCGCACTCGGAGGTCCTCACGAGCTTCGGCGGGGGTCCCGGGCAGATCGGCCTGCACGGTACGGACGACGCCGCGAGCGTCGGACGCGCCGTCAGCCACGGCTGCATCCGGCTGTCCGACGACGACATCACGTACCTCGCCGGCCTGCTGCCGCTCGGCACGCCGATCGAGATCGCCTGA
- a CDS encoding MFS transporter, which yields MTPEAPVPLWALPGVRRLVGVTLAGMVGFAATLAALPWWAVQGGASLAQAGLVTTAMLTATVVTQALVPAVVRRLGNGRTLALGLVALGAPAPLYALTDDLLPLLVVSAVRGTGFAALTVVGSTLTWTLAPRGRHGETAGLYGLAVGLASVVVVPGAVALAQNVAFWPVALVAAAPLLGVRAALRMARDERADATAPVGSGPRGLAHHGRAVTAALVPSAVLLVVTLAGAGLMTFLPIERPAGVLAPVALLLFGATTAVARWRAGLLADRLGTRLLLPASAVVGALGLAGVGGALLLGDGWRAGALVLVAAFVCGVGYGAVQNLTLVAAFARVDGADTPTASAVWNLCFDGGTALGATLVGALAGASVGWSLAGAGTSESVGVPAALVVCACLVVLVAPLGAQRPQPSGRPAHASR from the coding sequence GTGACGCCCGAGGCCCCGGTCCCGCTGTGGGCGCTGCCCGGGGTCCGCCGGCTCGTCGGTGTCACCCTCGCCGGGATGGTCGGCTTCGCGGCCACCCTCGCGGCGCTGCCGTGGTGGGCGGTGCAGGGCGGGGCGAGCCTCGCGCAGGCGGGGCTGGTGACGACCGCCATGCTGACCGCCACGGTCGTCACGCAGGCGCTCGTGCCTGCTGTCGTGCGCCGTCTCGGCAACGGCCGGACGCTCGCCCTGGGCCTCGTCGCGCTCGGCGCGCCCGCGCCGCTGTACGCCCTCACCGACGACCTCCTCCCGCTGCTGGTGGTGAGTGCCGTCCGGGGGACCGGCTTCGCCGCGCTCACGGTCGTGGGGTCGACGCTCACGTGGACGCTCGCGCCCCGCGGCCGCCACGGCGAGACGGCCGGGCTGTACGGCCTCGCGGTCGGGCTCGCGTCGGTCGTCGTCGTGCCGGGTGCCGTCGCCCTCGCACAGAACGTCGCCTTCTGGCCCGTCGCGCTGGTGGCCGCCGCCCCGCTGCTGGGCGTCCGCGCGGCGCTGCGGATGGCGCGGGACGAGCGTGCCGACGCCACGGCACCGGTCGGTTCGGGTCCGCGCGGCCTGGCGCACCACGGGCGTGCCGTCACCGCCGCGCTCGTCCCGTCCGCCGTCCTGCTGGTCGTCACCCTCGCCGGTGCCGGGCTCATGACGTTCCTCCCGATCGAGCGACCCGCCGGGGTGCTCGCACCCGTGGCCCTGCTGCTGTTCGGGGCGACCACGGCGGTCGCGCGCTGGCGCGCCGGGCTCCTCGCCGACCGGCTCGGCACGCGGCTGCTCCTGCCGGCGTCGGCCGTCGTGGGGGCGCTGGGGCTCGCCGGTGTCGGCGGAGCGCTGCTGCTGGGCGACGGGTGGCGCGCCGGGGCCCTGGTCCTGGTGGCCGCGTTCGTCTGCGGGGTGGGGTACGGCGCGGTGCAGAACCTCACGCTCGTCGCGGCCTTCGCCCGCGTCGACGGCGCCGACACCCCCACGGCGAGCGCGGTGTGGAACCTCTGCTTCGACGGCGGGACCGCGCTCGGCGCGACCCTCGTCGGCGCCCTCGCCGGCGCCTCGGTCGGGTGGTCGCTCGCCGGGGCGGGCACCTCGGAGTCCGTCGGCGTGCCCGCGGCCCTCGTCGTGTGCGCGTGCCTCGTCGTGCTCGTGGCCCCGCTCGGGGCTCAGAGGCCCCAGCCGTCGGGGCGGCCCGCCCACGCCTCGCGGTAG